ATAAGTTATAGCATTTGTTTTCAATAAAACATCTTTTTCATCTCGTACAATTTTATATTCCAACGGTTTAACCAGTTTGTTTAATAGTTCCCAACCTTCGTATATTCTATCTAATTTATTTATCATATCTTCTGTTTTAATATTGATCTCCATCATAACATCTAATTTTTGGTTGGATTTTATATCAATTTCTTCTACTTCTGAATTAACAATAATACAGTTTATTCCCTCATCTTTTGTTCCTAATGCCATTTGTCTAATTACACTTTCAAAAATATCTTCTGATTCAACGTGTTCTAAAGTCGATACAGCAACAATAAAGTCATATTCATTTTTTTTAATATCGTAATGTCCTATATCTGCTTTTTGAGGTTTTATTACTTCTTTTACTTCATACTCTTCGCTATATAGTTTTAATTTATCTAATGCTGAATCTAATAAATCCACACAAACAACTTGTCCATTTTTTTCTTTTATCTCTTGGGCAATTGGGATACTATTTCTTCCTACTCCCGAACCTAAATCCAAAACCCGAATATTTTCTTTATTATTAAATAAAGGCAG
This genomic stretch from Bacillus carboniphilus harbors:
- a CDS encoding class I SAM-dependent methyltransferase: MSRVDLIRKEEKKYHDFCYENYKLFEEGSWLYKPVKTVMDLLPLFNNKENIRVLDLGSGVGRNSIPIAQEIKEKNGQVVCVDLLDSALDKLKLYSEEYEVKEVIKPQKADIGHYDIKKNEYDFIVAVSTLEHVESEDIFESVIRQMALGTKDEGINCIIVNSEVEEIDIKSNQKLDVMMEINIKTEDMINKLDRIYEGWELLNKLVKPLEYKIVRDEKDVLLKTNAITYVVRKIGI